A region from the Janthinobacterium agaricidamnosum genome encodes:
- a CDS encoding TIGR04222 domain-containing membrane protein, translating into MNGLNPFDWSGPWFLLAYLIFGALVYYGVRELLIRQELRNPHAQLTLADDPYRIAFLRGGALEAVKIAAIVLVDRGLLRADGPLLETASADSLRFASHDIERDVLRLYLGRQGHSKELAVQAGMLPSCRAYQETLTQQELLVGPPLLRRRERITWAAHWLLVTVAGVKAVIAISRQHYNLLFLAVLLAIFLLMLRGLRTQATSWSAQRLLTDLRMLFGRLNMRSARLQAGSSSADMALLAAIFGIGALPLSVYGYVAELYPAPRHSSGGDSSSGGTGDSGGSSSGGDGGGDGGGSGCGGCGGGGGCGS; encoded by the coding sequence GCTTGTGTACTACGGCGTGCGCGAGCTGCTGATCCGCCAGGAATTGCGCAATCCGCATGCCCAGCTGACACTCGCCGACGATCCCTACCGCATCGCCTTCTTGCGCGGCGGCGCCCTCGAAGCCGTGAAGATCGCCGCCATCGTGCTGGTCGACCGCGGCTTGCTGCGCGCCGATGGCCCGCTGCTGGAAACGGCCAGCGCCGACAGCCTGCGCTTCGCCAGCCACGACATCGAACGCGACGTGCTGCGGCTGTACCTGGGCCGCCAGGGCCATAGCAAGGAACTGGCCGTGCAGGCCGGGATGCTGCCATCGTGCCGCGCCTACCAGGAGACCTTGACGCAGCAGGAATTGCTGGTCGGCCCGCCGCTGCTGCGCCGGCGCGAACGCATCACCTGGGCCGCGCACTGGCTGCTGGTGACGGTGGCCGGCGTCAAGGCCGTCATCGCCATCAGCCGCCAGCACTACAACCTGCTGTTCCTGGCAGTCCTGCTGGCGATTTTTCTCCTCATGCTGCGCGGCCTGCGCACCCAGGCGACCAGCTGGAGCGCGCAGCGGCTGCTGACCGACTTGCGCATGCTGTTTGGCCGCCTGAACATGCGCTCGGCGCGCCTGCAGGCAGGCAGCAGCAGCGCGGACATGGCACTGCTGGCCGCCATCTTCGGCATCGGCGCCCTGCCCTTGTCCGTGTACGGATATGTCGCCGAGCTGTACCCGGCGCCCCGGCACAGTTCGGGCGGCGACTCGTCGTCCGGCGGCACGGGCGACTCGGGCGGCTCTTCATCGGGCGGCGACGGCGGCGGTGATGGCGGCGGCAGCGGCTGCGGCGGGTGCGGCGGTGGCGGCGGCTGTGGCAGTTAG
- a CDS encoding DUF692 domain-containing protein produces MAVSQASARDRVGLGWRGELAAGILSHLARIDVLEVIADDYYHAPRAGIAALRRLARQVPVSLHGVGMGLASTIPADPRRLQAMARLMKAVRAESWSEHLSFVRAGGIEIGHLAAPPRTPLSAAGAVANIALATRIVGSAPLMENIATLVAPPASTMDEAEWLARIIHGAQVPLLLDLHNLYANAVNIGERPEQLLLRLPLDRVGAVHLSGGHWIAAPGGGQRLLDDHLHDVPPEVFALLTLLARHAPQPLTVIVERDGNYPSFGHVLGQLELARAALRAGRGA; encoded by the coding sequence GTGGCAGTTAGCCAGGCAAGCGCGCGCGACCGCGTCGGCCTGGGCTGGCGCGGCGAACTGGCCGCCGGCATCCTGTCCCACCTGGCGCGGATCGACGTGCTGGAAGTGATCGCCGACGATTACTACCATGCCCCGCGCGCCGGCATCGCCGCCCTGCGCCGCCTGGCGCGCCAGGTGCCCGTCAGCCTGCACGGCGTGGGCATGGGGCTGGCCTCGACGATACCCGCCGACCCGCGCCGGCTGCAGGCGATGGCGCGCCTGATGAAGGCGGTGCGGGCGGAATCGTGGTCCGAACACCTGAGCTTTGTGCGCGCCGGCGGCATCGAAATCGGCCACCTGGCGGCGCCGCCGCGCACGCCGCTCAGCGCCGCCGGCGCCGTCGCCAATATCGCGCTGGCCACGCGCATCGTCGGCAGCGCGCCGCTGATGGAAAACATCGCCACCCTCGTCGCCCCGCCGGCCAGCACCATGGACGAAGCCGAGTGGCTGGCGCGGATTATCCATGGCGCGCAAGTGCCGCTGCTGCTCGACCTGCATAATCTGTATGCGAACGCCGTCAATATTGGAGAGCGGCCGGAACAACTGCTGCTGCGCCTGCCGCTGGACAGGGTCGGCGCCGTGCACCTGAGCGGCGGCCACTGGATCGCTGCGCCGGGCGGCGGCCAGCGCCTGCTGGACGACCACCTGCACGACGTGCCGCCCGAAGTCTTCGCTTTATTGACCCTGCTGGCGCGCCATGCACCGCAACCGTTGACGGTGATCGTCGAACGCGACGGCAATTACCCGTCGTTCGGGCATGTGCTGGGCCAGCTGGAGCTGGCGCGCGCGGCCTTGCGCGCGGGGCGTGGCGCATGA
- a CDS encoding serine hydrolase domain-containing protein, giving the protein MKRNQYSTLAARAGSWLRRAVPALLLCATVAHAAGPTLEAEFAAGLKEEGLAGAVWSEVLPDGTVKVGASGLRDAARQVPMQADTRMQVGSVGKVALALGVLRLISEDKLALDTPLQQVLPELALRNPWLASDPVRIRHLLAHTSGLDNVRFWQAFSLQPAPDTPLAAAFDGGGNLLRVRTRPGSRYAYSNMGYGLLGMVIERVTGQPYERYLDAQLLQPLGLADSTFAFVSQAGPQADPRLAMGYFEHGVAQPAVPQYLRPAAQFTTTAADMGKLAQFLMGDGKLQGTQFIDLALMGALSEPAGTDAAQAGLATGHGLALAVRDRHNVVGACHPGTAVGFRAMLCIYPEQDSAFFVAFNTDAERADYERFNRLLLRDLELPLRAPAPQGTPAPTVENWQGVYVPSPSAMASMAWVDAVFGFTRLKWDGESLFLIPFQGEPKELEPVGGLLFRASDRSTASHVLMQEDGKHVLSDGLRSYERASMLRMLVLWGSLALGAAGLLYVLVVGVWRAALRSLGRGDHLFAPLLSLLALLLPLPFFYFQSYLRLGDVTVASVLLTLATGALPLATAFGLARCWRSRGTAAEAGSWAKWDWVALLAALQLLLVLAWWGLLPLRLWQM; this is encoded by the coding sequence TTGAAGCGAAATCAATATTCCACCCTGGCCGCGCGCGCCGGGTCCTGGCTGCGGCGCGCCGTGCCGGCCTTGCTGCTGTGCGCCACTGTCGCCCATGCCGCCGGCCCCACCCTGGAGGCGGAATTTGCCGCCGGCTTGAAGGAAGAGGGACTGGCGGGCGCCGTCTGGAGCGAAGTCTTGCCCGACGGCACAGTCAAGGTCGGCGCATCCGGCTTGCGCGACGCCGCCAGGCAAGTACCGATGCAGGCCGATACGCGCATGCAGGTGGGCTCCGTGGGCAAGGTGGCGCTGGCGCTGGGCGTCTTGCGCCTGATCAGCGAAGACAAGCTCGCGCTCGACACGCCCCTGCAGCAAGTGCTGCCCGAACTGGCGCTGAGAAACCCGTGGCTGGCCAGCGATCCCGTGCGCATCCGCCACCTGCTGGCGCATACGTCCGGCCTCGATAATGTGCGCTTCTGGCAGGCCTTCAGCCTGCAACCGGCGCCGGACACGCCGTTGGCCGCCGCTTTTGACGGCGGCGGCAATCTGCTGCGCGTGCGCACGCGGCCCGGCAGCCGCTACGCCTACTCGAACATGGGCTATGGCTTGCTGGGCATGGTGATCGAGCGAGTCACGGGCCAGCCGTATGAACGCTACCTCGATGCGCAGCTGCTGCAGCCGCTGGGCCTGGCGGACAGCACGTTTGCTTTTGTCAGCCAGGCAGGCCCGCAGGCAGACCCGCGCCTGGCCATGGGTTATTTCGAGCATGGCGTGGCGCAGCCGGCCGTGCCCCAGTACCTGCGTCCTGCCGCGCAATTTACCACCACGGCGGCCGACATGGGCAAGCTGGCGCAGTTCCTGATGGGCGACGGCAAGCTGCAGGGTACGCAGTTCATCGACCTGGCCCTGATGGGCGCCTTGTCCGAACCGGCCGGCACGGATGCGGCGCAGGCGGGCCTGGCGACGGGCCACGGTCTGGCGCTGGCCGTGCGCGACCGCCACAATGTCGTGGGCGCCTGCCACCCTGGCACGGCCGTGGGTTTCCGCGCCATGCTGTGCATCTATCCGGAGCAGGACAGCGCCTTCTTCGTGGCCTTCAACACGGATGCGGAGCGGGCCGACTATGAACGCTTCAACCGCCTGCTGCTGCGCGACCTGGAACTGCCCCTGCGCGCGCCGGCCCCGCAGGGCACGCCCGCGCCCACGGTGGAAAACTGGCAGGGCGTCTACGTGCCGTCGCCCAGCGCCATGGCCAGCATGGCCTGGGTCGATGCCGTCTTCGGCTTTACGCGCCTCAAATGGGATGGCGAATCGCTGTTCCTGATCCCGTTCCAGGGGGAGCCGAAGGAGCTGGAACCGGTGGGCGGCTTGCTGTTCCGCGCCAGCGACCGCAGCACCGCGTCGCATGTGCTGATGCAGGAAGATGGCAAGCATGTGCTCAGCGACGGCTTGCGCAGCTACGAGCGCGCGTCGATGCTGCGCATGCTGGTGCTGTGGGGCAGCCTGGCCCTGGGTGCCGCCGGCTTGCTGTACGTGCTGGTGGTGGGCGTCTGGCGCGCCGCGCTGCGCAGCCTGGGACGGGGCGACCATCTGTTCGCGCCCCTGTTGTCGCTGCTGGCGCTGCTCTTGCCGCTGCCGTTTTTCTATTTCCAGTCCTATCTGCGCCTGGGCGACGTCACCGTGGCCAGCGTGCTGCTGACATTGGCGACGGGCGCGCTGCCGCTGGCCACGGCGTTCGGCCTGGCCCGCTGCTGGCGCAGCCGCGGTACGGCGGCCGAGGCGGGCTCGTGGGCGAAATGGGATTGGGTGGCCTTGCTGGCGGCCTTGCAACTGCTGCTGGTGCTGGCCTGGTGGGGCTTGCTGCCGCTGCGGCTGTGGCAGATGTAG
- a CDS encoding DUF4870 family protein yields the protein MSQDIILDTQLQQTKNLAWWLYLIHGASFVFSLGAFSFIPLIINYVKRDEAAGTFVYSHHSWMIRSFWWYAAWIVVGAILWITLIGIPLAIIVWGVAWLWKAYRLLRGFLDLNNNKPVPM from the coding sequence ATGTCACAAGATATTATTTTGGATACCCAACTCCAGCAGACCAAGAATCTGGCCTGGTGGTTGTACCTGATACATGGCGCCAGCTTCGTGTTTTCGCTGGGCGCGTTTTCCTTCATTCCGCTCATCATCAATTATGTGAAGCGGGACGAGGCGGCCGGGACCTTCGTGTACAGCCATCACAGCTGGATGATCCGTTCCTTCTGGTGGTATGCGGCCTGGATCGTCGTCGGCGCCATCCTGTGGATCACGCTGATCGGCATTCCGCTGGCCATCATCGTGTGGGGCGTGGCCTGGCTGTGGAAAGCCTACCGCCTGCTGCGCGGCTTCCTCGACCTGAACAACAACAAACCCGTGCCCATGTAG
- a CDS encoding cystathionine beta-lyase, with protein sequence MTTPKSPQTALIHSDYQAPQGFAAFPNAIHHASTVLFKDVAAMRSGDWKEKNAYTYGLHGTPTTFTLEARLAEIEGGTHCLLAPSGLAAIAMADFALLKTGDDVLLPKNIYNPNRELGRWLAQDFGITARYYDPLIGAGIAALIQENTKLIWTEAPGSVTMEVPDLPAICAAAHARGVLVALDNTWSAGLALRGFDLGVDIIMQALTKYQSGGSDVLMGALITRERALHDRLAQAHMRLGMGVGADDAYLVLRGLPTMKLRFDAHDRGARTVAAWLKGRPEIATVLHPAFADCPGHAIWQRDFTGAGGLFSVLFDARYTEAQTDHFVDALQLFKIGYSWGGANSLVMPYRIAAMRKGWQLPGQLVRLNVGLEDPQDLIADIERAFAAM encoded by the coding sequence ATGACCACACCCAAATCTCCGCAAACCGCGCTGATCCACAGCGATTACCAGGCGCCGCAAGGTTTTGCCGCGTTTCCGAATGCCATCCATCACGCCTCGACCGTGCTGTTCAAGGACGTGGCGGCCATGCGCTCGGGCGACTGGAAAGAGAAGAACGCCTATACCTACGGCTTGCACGGCACGCCCACCACGTTCACCCTGGAAGCGCGGCTGGCCGAGATCGAAGGGGGCACGCACTGCCTGCTGGCGCCGTCGGGACTGGCGGCCATCGCGATGGCGGACTTTGCCTTGCTGAAGACGGGCGACGACGTGCTATTGCCGAAAAATATCTACAACCCGAACCGCGAACTGGGACGCTGGCTGGCGCAGGATTTCGGCATCACGGCCCGTTATTACGATCCGCTCATCGGCGCCGGGATCGCGGCCTTGATCCAGGAAAATACCAAGCTCATCTGGACGGAAGCACCGGGCTCCGTGACGATGGAAGTGCCGGACTTGCCCGCCATCTGCGCGGCCGCCCACGCGCGCGGAGTGCTGGTGGCTTTGGATAATACCTGGTCGGCGGGCCTGGCCCTGCGCGGCTTCGACCTGGGCGTGGACATCATCATGCAGGCGCTGACGAAATACCAGTCGGGCGGTTCCGACGTGCTGATGGGCGCCCTGATCACGCGCGAGCGGGCGCTGCACGACCGCCTGGCGCAGGCGCACATGCGTCTGGGCATGGGCGTGGGGGCGGACGACGCCTACCTGGTGCTGCGCGGCTTGCCGACCATGAAGCTGCGCTTCGACGCCCACGACAGGGGGGCGCGCACGGTGGCTGCCTGGCTCAAGGGGCGCCCGGAGATCGCCACGGTGCTGCATCCGGCTTTCGCCGATTGCCCGGGCCACGCCATCTGGCAGCGCGATTTCACGGGCGCGGGCGGCCTGTTTTCCGTGCTGTTCGACGCGCGCTACACGGAGGCGCAGACGGACCACTTCGTCGATGCCTTGCAGTTGTTCAAGATTGGCTATAGCTGGGGCGGCGCGAACAGCCTGGTGATGCCGTACCGCATCGCCGCCATGCGCAAGGGCTGGCAGTTGCCGGGTCAGCTGGTGCGCCTGAATGTGGGGCTGGAAGATCCGCAGGATCTGATCGCCGATATCGAACGGGCGTTCGCGGCGATGTAG